The following are encoded together in the Parabacteroides chongii genome:
- a CDS encoding sulfatase-like hydrolase/transferase: MFTLNVYAQTGQQPNVVVIVADDLGYGDLSCYGATTIRTPGMDRIANEGLRFTQGYCTAATSTPSRYSLLTGLYPWTNKDAKILPGNAALIIDTQQITLPKVMKQAGYTTGSVGKWHLGLGDGAVDWNETVYPGAKEVGYDYSFIQAATNDRVPCIFIENGKGVGLDPNDPLYVSYKHNFPGEPTGKDNPELLRMHPSVGHAGSIVNGVPRIGFQKGGKAAQWKDEDMAELFLEKAKGFLKDNKDKPFFLYYGLHQPHVPRVPNQKFAGKSGMGPRGDVILEADWCVTEFLNELDRLGLTENTLVILTSDNGPVLDDGYQDQAVELVGDHKMAGPHRGGKTSLYDGGTCIPFLLRWPAVVKPGVSDALVCQMDLLASLAALTGQTYPDKTDSQNTLPVFLGKSDQGRRELVTEGYFNYALHQGDWVMIPPYPAYYDDPDGVGFSGLGNCYQLYNIKEDIGQEHNLAEKEPRRLRQMMMTFEKLKRETGKITNY, from the coding sequence ATGTTCACCTTAAACGTCTATGCCCAAACGGGGCAGCAGCCCAACGTGGTGGTTATTGTAGCTGACGATTTGGGGTACGGCGACCTGAGCTGTTATGGCGCTACCACGATTCGTACTCCGGGGATGGACCGGATAGCCAATGAGGGATTGCGTTTTACGCAGGGATATTGTACGGCGGCTACTTCTACGCCCAGCCGTTATTCTCTTCTGACCGGGTTGTATCCCTGGACAAATAAAGATGCCAAGATACTTCCGGGCAATGCGGCTTTGATCATTGATACCCAGCAAATCACTTTGCCGAAGGTGATGAAGCAGGCGGGATATACAACCGGTTCGGTCGGTAAATGGCATCTGGGACTGGGTGACGGGGCGGTCGACTGGAATGAAACGGTTTATCCCGGAGCAAAAGAAGTGGGATATGACTATTCCTTTATCCAGGCGGCAACCAACGACCGGGTACCTTGCATCTTTATTGAAAATGGAAAAGGTGTCGGACTCGATCCGAATGATCCGTTGTATGTCAGTTATAAGCATAATTTCCCGGGTGAACCGACCGGTAAGGATAATCCGGAATTGCTCCGGATGCATCCGAGTGTGGGACATGCCGGATCGATCGTGAATGGCGTTCCCCGTATCGGATTTCAGAAAGGCGGTAAAGCTGCCCAATGGAAAGACGAGGATATGGCTGAGTTGTTTCTGGAGAAGGCAAAAGGTTTTCTGAAAGACAATAAGGACAAACCGTTCTTCCTGTATTACGGATTGCATCAGCCGCATGTGCCTCGCGTACCGAATCAGAAATTTGCCGGAAAGTCGGGAATGGGACCCCGTGGAGATGTTATTCTGGAGGCAGACTGGTGTGTGACGGAGTTTTTGAATGAACTGGATCGGTTGGGATTGACGGAAAATACGTTGGTAATTCTGACCAGCGATAATGGGCCTGTGCTGGACGACGGTTATCAGGATCAGGCCGTGGAGTTGGTCGGTGATCATAAAATGGCAGGTCCTCACCGGGGTGGAAAGACGAGCTTGTATGATGGAGGAACTTGCATTCCGTTCCTGTTGCGTTGGCCGGCGGTTGTCAAGCCCGGTGTATCCGATGCACTGGTTTGCCAGATGGATTTGCTGGCATCTTTGGCGGCATTGACGGGACAGACGTATCCGGATAAGACGGATAGCCAGAACACGTTACCTGTTTTTTTAGGAAAAAGCGATCAGGGACGTCGGGAGCTGGTTACCGAAGGTTATTTCAATTATGCCCTGCATCAGGGTGATTGGGTGATGATACCGCCTTATCCTGCTTATTATGACGATCCTGACGGGGTCGGTTTTTCCGGTCTGGGAAATTGTTATCAATTATATAATATAAAGGAAGACATCGGACAGGAACACAATCTGGCGGAAAAGGAACCCCGGCGTTTGCGACAAATGATGATGACGTTTGAAAAGCTAAAAAGAGAGACAGGAAAGATTACAAATTATTAA
- a CDS encoding DEAD/DEAH box helicase yields MTFEQLQLIEPIRKALREEGYTIPTPIQAEAIPNVLDGYDLLGCAQTGTGKTAAFSIPILQNLYNERQSGFARGIKALILTPTRELAIQIGESFSAYGKYTKLKHTVIFGGVGQKPQTDVLKQGVDVLIATPGRLLDLINQGFISLKTLDYFVLDEADRMLDMGFIHDIKRILPLLPKKRQSLFFSATMPPEIERLAGTILVEPRKVEVTPASSTVDKIDQSVYFVEKGEKVSLLTHLLKDSSLESVLVFTRTKHGADKVARVLAKANIGAEAIHGNKSQTARQRALTNFKDHTTRVLIATDIAARGIDVDHLSHVINYELPNVPETYVHRIGRTGRAGRSGVAYSFCDAEEVPYLKDIQKLIGKQIPVAGGNEFETAEVKAAVADKKEAIKQESKRRNMFGSKRDGSYWRNKKRAETGNQKTTKKK; encoded by the coding sequence ATGACATTTGAACAATTACAACTGATCGAGCCGATACGTAAGGCTCTCAGAGAAGAAGGATACACCATCCCAACCCCTATACAAGCAGAAGCGATTCCCAATGTTTTAGATGGATACGATTTATTAGGTTGCGCACAGACCGGAACAGGTAAGACGGCAGCTTTTTCAATCCCTATTTTACAAAATCTGTATAATGAACGTCAGAGTGGATTTGCACGTGGTATCAAAGCATTGATACTAACGCCTACCCGTGAGTTGGCGATCCAGATCGGGGAAAGTTTTTCTGCGTATGGAAAATATACCAAGCTGAAACATACGGTTATATTCGGTGGAGTGGGACAGAAGCCCCAGACGGATGTGCTTAAGCAGGGAGTGGATGTGCTGATTGCAACGCCCGGACGTCTGCTGGATTTGATCAACCAAGGTTTTATCAGCCTGAAGACATTAGACTATTTTGTCCTGGATGAAGCCGACCGTATGCTCGATATGGGATTTATTCATGATATCAAGCGTATCCTGCCCCTATTGCCGAAGAAACGCCAGTCGTTGTTTTTCTCGGCTACTATGCCTCCCGAAATAGAACGGCTTGCCGGAACAATCCTGGTAGAGCCCCGGAAGGTAGAGGTCACACCCGCTTCATCGACGGTGGATAAGATCGACCAGTCCGTTTATTTTGTAGAAAAGGGGGAGAAAGTAAGTCTGCTTACTCATTTGTTGAAAGATTCTTCGTTGGAATCGGTACTGGTATTTACCCGGACGAAGCATGGGGCGGATAAAGTAGCCCGTGTCTTGGCGAAAGCGAATATCGGAGCGGAGGCTATTCATGGAAACAAGAGCCAGACGGCCCGCCAGCGTGCGTTGACCAACTTTAAGGATCATACGACCCGTGTGCTGATCGCAACGGATATTGCCGCCCGCGGTATCGACGTGGATCATCTTTCGCATGTGATCAATTACGAACTGCCCAATGTGCCGGAAACGTATGTGCATCGTATTGGCCGTACAGGTCGTGCGGGACGTAGCGGAGTGGCTTATTCTTTCTGTGATGCCGAAGAGGTTCCATACCTGAAGGATATACAGAAACTGATCGGTAAGCAAATACCTGTTGCCGGGGGAAACGAATTTGAAACGGCGGAAGTAAAAGCAGCCGTAGCCGATAAAAAAGAAGCTATCAAGCAGGAATCCAAGCGCCGCAATATGTTCGGTAGCAAACGCGACGGAAGCTACTGGCGGAATAAGAAGCGGGCAGAAACCGGAAATCAGAAGACAACTAAAAAGAAATAA